In Deltaproteobacteria bacterium, the DNA window CGTACCGAGGCGGAGGCGAGATCCATTGCTGTGAGACCTCGATCATTCAGGAGATTTTCGAGTTGGGATGCGTCCACAGGGACCATGCCGTCCGTACGCCGCATCGCCGACGGCAGGAGTGAGAGGACGTCGATGCCCAGATCTCCAAGGAGAGAAAGGAGCACTACCTTACGCCTGAGGACAGGCATTCCCTTAGCATCCTTCGCCCTGTGCGGAAGCCCCATGAGACGCTCCTCCAGTCGGGCGAGCCGTTCCTCAAGCTCCTTTTCCTTCTTGGAGTCTCCGAAGAGCTTGATGGATTTCCCTTCCCCGGCCGTCTCACGGAAGTAATCCGAGGTGATGAGCATGGGGGAGGCCACTACCCTTTCCTCAAGCGCCTTTTTCTGTTCTTCCTCTTTTAGTTTTTCCTCGCCCATGTCCTTCGATGGTTGAGAGCCTTCTGCCTTCCCCGCCTTGGCCGTCTGGGTCGTCTTCTCGGGTAGGGCGTGCGTTTTGGGAGAGCATCCCGCAATGAAGCCCAGGAGCAGGGGGACGAAGAAAAAGGCCGCAAGGAGAAACAACGCGGGACGCGATCGGGATTGAGTGGACATGGTCATCTTCATGGCGCTCATATAACAAGACGTTGAGATGGTCAAACTTCGTCTTCTTGCATTGAGATCAGGAGGGTGGGAAGAAAACGGGGATCTATTTCCGTGCCAGGGGGGATCCCGGCAAGGGCGTCTGCAGTCTCCTCGAAGGGTGTGCGGATCAGGCGGGTGATGCGGTCGGCCGGAATGCCCGACCGGGAGGCGAGGAGCCCGATCCCGTCCGCAAGGGATTTCATGGCGGTTTCCACCGTTTCGAGAGCTTCGTGCGGAAACGTCTCCGCCGGTACCCACAGCCTGCGGAGTTCCGGAAGCATCCTTCGGGGGATGGGGGCGAGTTCGAGCGTTCCCGTGAGCTGCCAGAGGGCGAGGGCCGTGAGGATGGCCGAGGGCCACAGGAGTTCCCGTGGATCCTGGAGATTCGTGTGCGACCACGGAAAGGCCTTTTCCCAGGTCGACCAGTGGGGTTCGATGCAGGGCATGATCCGGCAGGCGTCCTCAACGAGTAGGAGCCTCTTTTCCGCCTCTTCGATCTGTCCCATGGAATTCGGAGTCTCGTGATGCTCCGTAACGGGATTCCACAGGACCGGTCTGTCCCGGGAAAGGCCTTCGACGAGAAGCCCCCACGGCTCTGGGAGGTGGATCAGGTCCTTGGGAACGAGCCCCTCACGGATAAGGGAGCGCGCCCGTTTTGAAAGACCCCGGATGATCCCGTTTGCCAGGTGGATCAGGTCCTCGATGGTGGTATGGGTGAGGACCTCAACGGGCTTGCGCCCGTAGAGGCATTTTTCATGATCGAGGGAGAGATTGAGGAGGGAGGACACCTTTTCCAGGGCGGAACGGAGTGCAGAGACGTCGTCCCAATCGACCTGATCGGCCACAAGGATCTTGTTCGCCGCTCCGGTCCATTCGAGGACGATCCTTCCCATGGCCGAGGTCCCGGAAAGGGCGTTGACGGCCTCGGCAAGGGGACCTTCCCTAAGGCCGTAAAGGGTGGGGACAAAGACGGGAAGGGGGATGTCTTCATACGCAGGCTGAACGAATGCGCGGCGCTTCAATCGTTTTTCAGGAAGGGGTGCATAGATCTCTATGGCATCAAAGTAATCCGGGATGCCCCAGGACCCAAGGCGTGCGCATCTCATGCGGTATGAGTGTTCGAGGGTCTCGGTCGGTGTATCCCAAAGCAGGGTCTCCATGACATCCCGGTACGACCCGGGGGAGATGCCAAGGAGTTCCTTCAGGAATTCCGCAAGGAGGGGAACGAGTTCCTGTTTCCGGAAGGAGATGTAATAGACGTCGTCCAAGGTGAATGGGGGGAGGGTGTCCCGCGCCTCCTGGATGTCCATGTCATCCGGGCGCTTTACGACGCGAAGAAAGGGCTGAAGGGCTGCGGGAACGAGCGCGTAGTCCTGGGCAAGTATCCATGTCAGCCAGGAAACAAGGACAGACCGGTCGTTTTCGAAAAGAAGGACGAGCCAGGCGAGGACCTTTTCCGGCCGGAGCTGGTCCTTTGCCCACCAGTCCAGATCGAACATGAACTGGAGCTGTTCAGGGAGGGCAAGCTCAAACATGGCCAAGGCGTCTTCCGGGCTCGATGCCTTGATGGTCCAGAAGAGTTCCTCCACGGGCAGACCCCGGACGAGTTCCCGTGAGTTGGGTGAGTGCAGGATGATCTCATGGCGTTGTTCCCAGGGGGTGAGGAGGACGAGGATC includes these proteins:
- a CDS encoding DUF6178 family protein translates to MSQIDPAFYLSLPPKEREKNLETLSIDDQAILVLLTPWEQRHEIILHSPNSRELVRGLPVEELFWTIKASSPEDALAMFELALPEQLQFMFDLDWWAKDQLRPEKVLAWLVLLFENDRSVLVSWLTWILAQDYALVPAALQPFLRVVKRPDDMDIQEARDTLPPFTLDDVYYISFRKQELVPLLAEFLKELLGISPGSYRDVMETLLWDTPTETLEHSYRMRCARLGSWGIPDYFDAIEIYAPLPEKRLKRRAFVQPAYEDIPLPVFVPTLYGLREGPLAEAVNALSGTSAMGRIVLEWTGAANKILVADQVDWDDVSALRSALEKVSSLLNLSLDHEKCLYGRKPVEVLTHTTIEDLIHLANGIIRGLSKRARSLIREGLVPKDLIHLPEPWGLLVEGLSRDRPVLWNPVTEHHETPNSMGQIEEAEKRLLLVEDACRIMPCIEPHWSTWEKAFPWSHTNLQDPRELLWPSAILTALALWQLTGTLELAPIPRRMLPELRRLWVPAETFPHEALETVETAMKSLADGIGLLASRSGIPADRITRLIRTPFEETADALAGIPPGTEIDPRFLPTLLISMQEDEV